Proteins from one Nicotiana tabacum cultivar K326 chromosome 23, ASM71507v2, whole genome shotgun sequence genomic window:
- the LOC142177232 gene encoding uncharacterized protein LOC142177232: MRALIMKDSSSAYYIHCFAHQLQLTLVAMSKKHLDVEDFFCHVTNVLNVIGVSFKRRDLLRHLQAEKLEQLLESGEIHIGRGLNQERGLQRPGDTRWGSHFKTLDNFIVIFSSIIRVLEVIEHGGSTSNERNQAKYLLSEIITFKFIFMLHLMLKVLAMSNELNKILQKRDQDIVNAVEFLNITKKRLQDMRETGWESLLDDVSSFCHMHDIMIPKMDESYFPGKSKRKSSGICYSHHLRVDIFYVVIDVQLQELNDRFDVVSSDLLLGMASLNPANSFANFDKGRIMTLAKCYPNEFDEVHIRDLSYQLDTFIIHMRVGNPKFSNLQGISDLAKALVETNLVETYSYVYLLLKLTLILPVATATVERAFSSMKQIKNEERNNMGDQYLNNCLICYIERDVFTNVSNDVIIDRFQNMKARRGQL; encoded by the coding sequence AACACTTGTAGCTATGTCTAAAAAGCATTTGGATGTCGAAGACTTCTTTTGTCATGTTACTAATGTGTTGAATGTCATTGGAGTATCTTTTAAGCGCAGAGATTTGCTTCGCCATCTTCAAGCTGAAAAACTGGAGCAATTACTTGAGTCTGGTGAAATTCATATCGGGCGAGGACTAAATCAAGAACGCGGGCTTCAAAGACCAGGTGATACTCGTTGGGGATCACATTTCAAAACATTAGATAactttattgttattttctcaTCTATTATTCGTGTGCTTGAAGTGATTGAACATGGAGGTTCTACCTCAAATGAGAGAAATCAAGCAAAATATCTTTTGAGTGAGATAATAacattcaaatttatttttatgcttcACTTGATGTTGAAAGTTTTGGCAATGTCAAATGAGTTGAACAAGATCCTACAAAAGAGAGATCAAGATATTGTTAATGCCGTGGAGTTTCTTaatattacaaagaaaagattGCAAGATATGAGGGAAACTGGATGGGAATCTTTGCTAGATGATGTTTCCTCATTTTgtcatatgcatgatattatgaTTCCCAAGATGGATGAATCATATTTTCCTGGAAAGTCGAAGCGTAAGTCTTCTGGTATTTGTTATTCACACCACTTGCGTGTTGATATCTTTTATGTTGTAATTGATGTGCAACTTCAAGAGCTTAATGACCGTTTTGATGTAGTGAGTAGCGATTTGCTTCTTGGGATGGCTAGTTTGAATCCAGCCAATTCTTTTGCTAATTTTGATAAAGGTAGAATAATGACTTTAGCAAAATGTTACCCAAATGAGTTTGATGAAGTACACATTCGAGACTTGAGTTATCAACTAGATACTTTCATAATTCATATGCGAGTTGGCAATCCCAAGTTCTCCAACTTGCAAGGAATTAGTGATTTGGCAAAAGCATTGGTTGAGACAAATCTTGTGGAGACTTATTCGTATGTTTATTTACTTCTGAAGTTAACTCTGATTTTACCTGTTGCTACCGCAACTGTGGAGAGAGCATTCTCATCCATGAAGCAGATAAAGAATGAAGAGAGGAACAACATGGGTGatcaatatttaaataattgttTAATTTGTTACATAGAGCGTGATGTATTTACAAATGTAAGTAATGATGTCATTATTGATcgttttcaaaacatgaaagctCGTCGAGGACAATTGTAA